A genomic window from Cryobacterium sp. SO2 includes:
- the hisS gene encoding histidine--tRNA ligase: MATAVTPPRGMRDFLPADKATRERALGVIRTSFAAHGFDEIETPVMEDTARLHSGLGGDNEKLGFAVLKRGLAPADLVAAAEADDLLSLTDLGLRFDLTVPLARFYASHRAELPAVFRSIQIAPVWRAERPQKGRYRQFMQCDIDIIGEAGPLAEIELITATVAALDNLGLAGCSIRINDRRILSTMLATWGVAANLTERALITLDKLDKIGVDGVVAELGGLGIDTTGLADTLAGFSDAGWPDPADAPTWLDAAAYADLAALRAALPGVRLEFDPTLVRGMGYYTGTIFEIKHPELGYSLGGGGRYDGMIGRFLGTDVPACGFSIGFERIVDLLAGSDEETGNAVVLVHEKDADPAALVALKAALVADGLRVRLEKRTKNLKALLERAGAAGYGRFAFVTDDTVDAAALVFKPLGD, encoded by the coding sequence ATGGCAACAGCAGTGACCCCTCCCCGCGGCATGCGCGACTTCCTCCCGGCCGACAAGGCCACCCGTGAGAGGGCGCTGGGCGTCATCCGCACCAGCTTCGCCGCGCACGGCTTCGACGAGATCGAAACCCCGGTGATGGAGGACACCGCGCGGCTGCACTCCGGGCTCGGCGGCGACAACGAGAAGCTCGGCTTCGCTGTGCTCAAGCGCGGGCTGGCCCCAGCCGACCTCGTGGCGGCCGCGGAAGCCGACGACCTGCTCTCGCTCACCGACCTCGGCCTTCGTTTCGACCTCACGGTGCCCCTGGCCCGGTTCTACGCCAGCCACCGCGCCGAGCTGCCCGCCGTGTTCCGCTCCATCCAGATCGCCCCCGTCTGGCGTGCCGAGCGCCCGCAGAAGGGCCGCTACCGCCAGTTCATGCAGTGCGACATCGACATCATCGGGGAGGCCGGCCCGCTGGCCGAGATCGAGCTGATCACCGCCACCGTCGCCGCGCTCGACAACCTGGGGCTGGCCGGCTGCTCGATCCGCATCAACGACCGCCGCATCCTCAGCACCATGCTCGCCACCTGGGGTGTGGCCGCGAACCTCACCGAACGCGCCCTGATCACCCTCGACAAACTCGACAAGATCGGCGTCGACGGCGTCGTCGCCGAACTGGGCGGGCTCGGCATTGACACCACCGGCCTGGCCGACACCCTCGCCGGCTTCAGCGACGCCGGCTGGCCCGACCCGGCGGATGCGCCGACCTGGCTCGACGCCGCGGCCTACGCCGACCTCGCCGCCCTGCGCGCCGCCCTGCCCGGTGTGCGCCTGGAGTTCGACCCCACCCTGGTGCGCGGCATGGGCTACTACACCGGCACCATCTTCGAGATCAAACACCCGGAGCTGGGCTACTCGCTCGGCGGCGGTGGCCGCTACGACGGCATGATCGGCCGGTTCCTCGGCACCGACGTGCCCGCCTGCGGGTTCTCGATCGGTTTCGAACGCATCGTCGACCTGCTCGCCGGCTCCGACGAGGAGACCGGGAACGCCGTCGTCCTCGTGCACGAGAAGGACGCCGATCCAGCCGCGCTGGTGGCGCTCAAGGCGGCGCTGGTGGCCGATGGCCTCCGGGTGCGGTTGGAGAAGCGCACCAAGAACCTCAAGGCGCTGCTCGAGCGGGCCGGAGCCGCCGGCTACGGCCGGTTCGCCTTCGTGACCGACGACACCGTCGACGCGGCCGCGCTCGTTTTCAAACCGCTGGGCGATTGA
- the mfd gene encoding transcription-repair coupling factor, with amino-acid sequence MILQGLIPALSRASTFDNALAFAARDADFSLTEGLRAPLLAALMEQRSRLDKGRALLVITATGRESEALRENLGCFSDDAEIVEFPAWETLPHERLSPSAEIVGRRLYALRRMRDWEAQDAAVRRPLIVVASVRAALQPVADNLTDFAPLELTAGARGHDLAAISVDLVNVAYARVDMVTRRGEFAVRGGILDVFPPMAPHPYRIEFFGDEVEQIRAFAVSDQRSMPEPVASVSLPPSRELLLSPAVRQRAREMQHEFPSLAGLLAKVAEGIPVEGMESLAPALVDRLVPVTHYLPRQAAVAVISPERVASRAISLAETNREFLSAAWNAATAGAEAPIDLASGDFLSLGTLRDAVRYSAPGAPATERVWWTMSSFQAAPTDIEVLPEHREIDELLTIRVEGDAVPSFAGSVEGAVGHLGSRMKDGWTVAVVAQGAGLVERAADVLAGAELPARIVEEFPANPEPGIAYLLKASIAHGFEIPETKLTLVSESEFYGRTVGYDARQIKKLASRRKNVVDPLQLKTGDHVVHQTHGIGRFLELTQREVSSGGRNPVKTTREYLVLEYAASKRGHGGDKLYVPTDQLDLVSRYVGGEAPALSKMGGSDWSAAKTKARRAVRDIAVELVKLYSARMASKGHAFGPDTPWQRELEEAFPFAETPDQLTTIEEVKADMERPIPMDRLLSGDVGFGKTEVAVRAAFKAIQDGKQVAMLVPTTLLVRQHMETFQERFAGFPIHLRALSRFQTDKESRETVAGMLDGTVDMVIGTHRLLSESTVFKDLGLVIIDEEQRFGVEHKDALKKLKTNVDILAMSATPIPRTLEMAVTGIREMSTLATPPEDRHPILTFVGPYSDRQVAAAIRRELLREGQIFFVHNRVSSINRVAAQLAELVPEARIAVAHGQLPEAQLEQVVVDFWENKFDILVSTTIIETGLDIANANTIIIDRADKYGLSQLHQLRGRVGRGRERAYAYFLYDENKPLSEIAHDRLATIAANNELGAGMQVALKDLEIRGAGNLLGGEQAGHIAGVGFDLYLRMIGEAVSTFRGDVAEGQTELRLELPVDAHIPEEYVDSERLRLEAYQKLSGASGLAAAADQIGLVLEELTDRYGEPPEAVTNLIAVSRLRRHAQQAGLGEVVAMGSNLRVAPVDLADSMQVRVQRMYPGAKYSAAAGSMIVPLPRVNGEPLADAALIAWTGALLDAVFPRPVDTAVPAH; translated from the coding sequence TCGGCCGCCGGCTCTACGCCCTACGGCGGATGCGCGACTGGGAAGCCCAGGATGCGGCCGTGCGCCGCCCCCTCATCGTGGTGGCCTCCGTGCGCGCCGCCCTGCAGCCGGTGGCCGACAACCTCACCGACTTCGCCCCGCTCGAGTTGACCGCCGGTGCCCGCGGGCACGACCTGGCCGCCATCTCCGTCGACCTCGTCAACGTGGCCTACGCCCGCGTGGACATGGTCACCCGCCGCGGCGAATTCGCCGTGCGCGGCGGCATCCTCGACGTGTTCCCGCCGATGGCCCCGCACCCGTACCGCATCGAGTTCTTCGGCGACGAGGTGGAGCAGATCCGCGCGTTCGCGGTCTCCGACCAGCGCTCGATGCCCGAACCCGTTGCCTCGGTGAGCCTGCCGCCGAGCCGGGAACTGCTGCTCAGCCCCGCAGTGCGCCAGCGTGCCAGGGAGATGCAGCACGAGTTCCCCAGCCTCGCTGGCTTGCTCGCCAAGGTGGCCGAGGGCATCCCCGTCGAGGGTATGGAGAGCCTGGCGCCCGCCCTCGTCGACAGGCTCGTGCCCGTGACCCACTACCTGCCCCGGCAGGCCGCCGTCGCCGTGATCTCGCCGGAGCGGGTCGCCTCCCGCGCGATCAGCCTGGCCGAGACCAACCGGGAGTTCCTCTCCGCCGCCTGGAACGCCGCCACAGCCGGCGCGGAGGCACCCATCGACCTGGCCAGCGGCGACTTCCTCAGCCTCGGCACCCTGCGCGACGCCGTGCGGTACTCGGCGCCCGGCGCCCCCGCCACCGAGCGGGTCTGGTGGACAATGAGTTCGTTCCAGGCCGCGCCCACCGACATCGAGGTGCTGCCGGAGCACCGTGAGATCGACGAACTGCTCACCATCCGTGTCGAGGGCGACGCGGTGCCGAGCTTCGCCGGCAGCGTCGAGGGCGCCGTCGGGCACCTCGGCAGCCGGATGAAGGATGGCTGGACCGTCGCCGTCGTCGCCCAGGGCGCCGGCCTCGTCGAACGCGCCGCCGACGTGCTCGCCGGCGCGGAACTGCCCGCCCGTATCGTCGAGGAGTTCCCGGCGAACCCCGAGCCCGGCATCGCCTACCTGCTCAAGGCCTCCATCGCGCACGGCTTCGAGATCCCCGAGACCAAGCTCACCCTGGTGAGCGAGAGTGAGTTCTACGGCCGTACCGTCGGCTACGACGCCCGGCAGATCAAGAAGCTCGCCAGCCGGCGGAAGAACGTCGTCGACCCGCTGCAGCTCAAGACCGGCGACCACGTCGTGCACCAGACCCACGGCATCGGCCGGTTCCTCGAACTCACCCAGCGCGAGGTCTCCAGCGGCGGCCGCAACCCGGTCAAGACCACCCGCGAATACCTGGTGCTCGAATACGCCGCATCCAAGCGCGGCCACGGCGGCGACAAGCTCTACGTGCCCACCGACCAGCTCGACCTGGTCTCCCGCTACGTCGGCGGCGAGGCCCCCGCCCTGTCGAAGATGGGCGGCAGCGACTGGTCGGCCGCCAAGACCAAGGCCCGCCGTGCCGTGCGCGACATCGCCGTCGAACTCGTCAAGCTCTATTCGGCCCGGATGGCCAGCAAGGGTCACGCCTTCGGCCCCGATACCCCGTGGCAGCGGGAGCTCGAGGAGGCGTTCCCGTTCGCGGAGACACCCGACCAGCTCACCACCATCGAGGAGGTCAAGGCCGACATGGAGCGGCCCATCCCGATGGACCGGCTGCTCTCCGGCGACGTGGGCTTCGGCAAGACCGAGGTGGCCGTGCGCGCTGCGTTCAAGGCCATCCAGGACGGCAAGCAGGTGGCCATGCTCGTGCCCACCACCCTGCTCGTGCGCCAGCACATGGAGACCTTCCAGGAGCGCTTCGCCGGCTTCCCGATCCACCTGCGCGCGCTCAGCCGGTTCCAGACCGACAAGGAATCCCGCGAGACCGTGGCCGGCATGCTCGACGGCACCGTCGACATGGTCATCGGCACCCACCGGTTGCTCTCCGAGAGCACGGTGTTCAAAGACCTCGGCCTGGTCATCATCGATGAGGAACAGCGCTTTGGCGTCGAGCACAAGGACGCGCTGAAGAAGCTCAAGACCAACGTCGACATCCTCGCGATGAGCGCCACGCCCATCCCGCGCACCCTGGAGATGGCCGTCACCGGCATCAGGGAGATGTCTACGCTGGCAACGCCGCCGGAGGACCGGCACCCGATCCTCACCTTCGTCGGTCCCTACTCCGACCGCCAGGTGGCCGCCGCCATCCGCCGCGAGCTGCTGCGCGAGGGCCAGATCTTTTTCGTGCACAACCGGGTCTCCAGCATCAACCGGGTAGCCGCTCAGCTGGCCGAACTGGTGCCGGAGGCGCGCATCGCCGTGGCGCACGGACAGTTGCCCGAGGCGCAGCTCGAGCAGGTGGTGGTGGACTTCTGGGAGAACAAGTTCGACATCCTGGTCTCCACGACCATCATCGAGACCGGCCTGGACATCGCCAACGCGAACACCATCATCATCGACCGGGCCGACAAGTACGGCCTCAGCCAGCTGCACCAGCTGCGCGGCCGGGTGGGACGCGGCCGGGAACGGGCCTACGCCTACTTCCTCTATGACGAGAACAAGCCGCTGAGCGAGATCGCGCACGACAGGCTGGCCACCATCGCGGCCAACAACGAACTCGGCGCGGGCATGCAGGTGGCGCTGAAAGACCTCGAGATCCGCGGAGCGGGCAACCTGCTCGGCGGCGAGCAGGCCGGCCACATCGCCGGGGTGGGTTTCGACCTGTACCTGCGCATGATCGGCGAGGCCGTGTCGACCTTCCGCGGCGACGTCGCTGAGGGCCAGACCGAGCTGCGGCTCGAGCTGCCCGTGGACGCGCACATCCCCGAGGAATACGTGGACAGCGAGCGCCTCCGCCTCGAGGCGTACCAGAAGCTCTCCGGCGCCAGCGGACTCGCTGCAGCGGCCGACCAGATCGGCCTCGTGCTCGAGGAGCTCACCGACCGCTACGGCGAACCGCCGGAGGCCGTCACCAACCTCATCGCCGTCTCCCGCCTGCGCCGCCACGCGCAGCAGGCGGGCCTGGGCGAGGTCGTCGCGATGGGCTCCAACCTGCGGGTCGCCCCGGTCGACCTGGCCGATTCCATGCAGGTGCGGGTGCAGCGGATGTACCCGGGCGCCAAGTATTCCGCGGCCGCGGGTTCCATGATCGTGCCGCTGCCGCGCGTGAACGGCGAGCCGCTGGCCGATGCCGCGCTTATCGCGTGGACGGGAGCGCTGCTGGATGCTGTATTTCCGCGGCCCGTCGATACTGCCGTGCCCGCACACTGA
- the eno gene encoding phosphopyruvate hydratase: MALIDAVVAREILDSRGNPTVEVEVLLEDGTLSRAAVPSGASTGAFEAYELHDGDKKRYLGKGVLKAVGSVTDELGPAVEDLDAADQRIIDMVLNETDGTVNKERVGANAILGVSLAVAKAAAASADLPLFRYLGGPNAHTLPVPMMNIINGGSHADNDVDIQEFMVVPLGAPTFSEGLRWGVEVYHALKGLLKSKGLATGLGDEGGFAPNLPSNRAALDLIVEAITLAGYTPGTDIGLALDCAATEFFKDGVYHFEGKELTSTELVAYYAELLEAYPLVSIEDPLEEEDWDGYVHLTAQLGDKVQIVGDDLFVTNPIRLAKGLELGAANSILIKVNQIGTLTETMDAVALAQRAGYKAVISHRSGETEDTFIADLAVATDAGQIKTGAPARSERVAKYNQLLRIEEELGEAAVYAGRSAFPRFTA; the protein is encoded by the coding sequence GTGGCTCTTATTGACGCAGTTGTTGCACGCGAAATCCTCGACTCTCGGGGAAACCCGACCGTCGAGGTCGAGGTCCTTCTCGAGGACGGCACGCTGAGCCGTGCCGCCGTTCCCTCAGGCGCCTCGACCGGCGCTTTCGAGGCCTATGAGCTGCACGACGGTGACAAGAAGCGTTACCTCGGCAAGGGCGTGCTCAAGGCCGTCGGCTCCGTCACCGACGAGCTCGGCCCGGCCGTCGAAGACCTCGACGCCGCCGACCAGCGCATCATCGACATGGTCCTCAACGAGACCGACGGCACCGTCAACAAGGAGCGCGTCGGCGCGAACGCCATCCTCGGCGTGAGCCTGGCCGTCGCCAAGGCCGCAGCGGCCTCGGCCGACCTGCCCCTCTTCCGCTACCTCGGTGGCCCGAACGCCCACACCCTGCCGGTGCCGATGATGAACATCATCAACGGTGGCTCGCACGCTGACAACGACGTCGACATCCAGGAATTCATGGTTGTCCCGCTCGGTGCCCCCACCTTCAGCGAGGGCCTGCGCTGGGGCGTTGAGGTCTACCACGCCCTCAAGGGCCTGCTGAAGAGCAAGGGCCTCGCAACCGGCCTCGGCGACGAGGGTGGCTTCGCTCCCAACCTGCCGAGCAACCGTGCGGCCCTCGACCTCATCGTCGAAGCCATCACCCTGGCCGGCTACACGCCCGGCACCGACATCGGCCTCGCGCTCGACTGTGCAGCCACCGAGTTCTTCAAGGACGGCGTCTACCACTTCGAGGGCAAGGAACTCACCTCCACCGAGCTCGTCGCGTACTACGCCGAGCTTCTCGAGGCGTACCCGCTCGTCTCCATCGAAGACCCGCTCGAGGAAGAGGACTGGGACGGCTACGTCCACCTCACCGCGCAGCTCGGTGACAAGGTGCAGATCGTCGGAGACGACCTGTTCGTCACCAACCCGATCCGCCTGGCCAAGGGCCTCGAGCTCGGCGCTGCCAACTCGATCCTCATCAAGGTCAACCAGATCGGCACCCTGACCGAGACGATGGATGCTGTCGCCCTCGCCCAGCGCGCCGGCTACAAGGCCGTCATCTCGCACCGCTCCGGTGAGACCGAAGACACCTTCATCGCCGACCTCGCCGTCGCCACGGATGCCGGCCAGATCAAGACCGGTGCCCCGGCCCGCAGCGAGCGCGTTGCCAAGTACAACCAGCTCCTGCGCATCGAAGAAGAGCTCGGCGAGGCCGCGGTCTACGCCGGCCGCTCCGCGTTCCCCCGCTTCACCGCGTAA
- a CDS encoding DUF501 domain-containing protein: MTRPPFDPASLADINTVSAQLGRPARNVIGIAARCVCGAPTVVATAPRLEDGTPFPTLYYLSHPAATAALSFLEATQVMNEYNQMLADDEDLRSHYRAAHESFLADRDMIGVVPELAGVSSGGMPVRVKCLHALAAHALAAGPGVNPIGDLALLRAAWSPAVCECLDYAPPVAPPADA, encoded by the coding sequence ATGACCCGACCACCCTTCGATCCCGCCAGCCTGGCCGATATCAACACGGTCTCCGCGCAGCTGGGCCGACCGGCCCGCAACGTCATCGGCATCGCCGCCCGCTGCGTCTGCGGTGCTCCCACCGTGGTGGCGACGGCCCCGCGCCTGGAGGACGGCACCCCGTTCCCCACTCTGTACTACCTGTCGCACCCGGCGGCGACCGCAGCGCTGTCCTTCCTCGAGGCCACCCAGGTGATGAACGAGTACAACCAGATGCTTGCCGACGACGAAGACCTCCGCAGCCACTACCGGGCCGCGCACGAGAGCTTCCTCGCCGACCGCGACATGATCGGTGTCGTCCCCGAACTCGCCGGGGTGTCCTCCGGCGGCATGCCGGTGCGGGTGAAATGCCTGCACGCCCTCGCCGCTCACGCCCTCGCGGCGGGTCCCGGCGTGAACCCGATCGGTGACCTCGCCCTGCTCCGGGCGGCCTGGTCGCCGGCGGTGTGCGAGTGCCTGGACTATGCCCCGCCGGTGGCGCCGCCGGCCGACGCGTGA
- a CDS encoding septum formation initiator family protein, whose product MTWNNSGMTPPRLPEPRRPKVKPRAEPTKRPAQVAHQETAAGSWLRGLRLSGFSFVMMGILVLAVVVLAPSVRTYAEQRQQIDELRASVAAQEAVVDDLKDERERWNDRTFVTTQARDRLSYVMPGDISFLVLNDTGASVDADADTTTVSTAIQDTDVDWVDSIFRSVMTAGLAPQEAAQ is encoded by the coding sequence ATGACCTGGAACAACTCCGGCATGACCCCGCCCCGCCTCCCCGAACCGCGCCGCCCCAAGGTCAAGCCGCGCGCGGAGCCGACGAAGCGGCCCGCCCAGGTCGCCCACCAGGAGACCGCCGCCGGCAGCTGGCTGCGCGGCCTGCGCCTGTCCGGTTTCTCCTTCGTGATGATGGGCATCCTCGTGCTCGCCGTGGTCGTGCTCGCCCCCAGCGTGCGCACCTACGCCGAACAACGCCAGCAGATCGACGAGCTCCGCGCCAGCGTCGCTGCGCAGGAGGCCGTTGTCGACGACCTCAAGGACGAACGGGAACGCTGGAACGACCGCACCTTCGTCACCACGCAGGCGCGGGACCGGCTCTCCTACGTGATGCCGGGCGACATCAGCTTCCTCGTCCTCAACGACACCGGGGCCAGCGTCGACGCCGACGCTGACACCACAACAGTCAGCACCGCCATCCAGGACACCGACGTCGACTGGGTCGACTCGATCTTCCGTTCCGTGATGACCGCCGGACTCGCCCCACAGGAGGCAGCACAATGA
- a CDS encoding ferritin: protein MTETSFNALLTRQIGNEFAASQQYIAIATWFDSQDLPQLARHFYRQSVEERNHAMMLVQYRLDRGLEVVIPGIPAVINGFANIVEPIALALAQEQQVTGQIEALFRAARADGDALGEQAMLWFLKEQVEEVASMSTLLTIAKRAKDNLFDIENFIAREQVGDGGGDTDAPGAAGGAL, encoded by the coding sequence ATGACCGAAACCTCCTTCAACGCGCTCCTGACCCGGCAAATCGGCAACGAGTTCGCCGCGTCCCAGCAGTACATCGCCATCGCCACCTGGTTCGACAGCCAGGACCTGCCGCAGCTGGCCAGGCACTTCTACCGCCAGTCCGTCGAAGAGCGCAACCACGCCATGATGCTCGTGCAGTACCGCCTCGACCGCGGCCTGGAGGTCGTGATCCCCGGCATTCCCGCCGTCATCAACGGCTTCGCCAACATCGTGGAACCCATCGCCCTGGCCCTGGCCCAGGAACAGCAGGTCACCGGCCAGATCGAGGCGCTCTTCCGCGCTGCCCGCGCCGACGGCGATGCGCTCGGTGAGCAGGCCATGCTCTGGTTCCTCAAGGAGCAGGTCGAGGAGGTCGCCTCCATGTCGACGCTGCTGACCATCGCCAAGCGCGCCAAGGACAACCTCTTCGACATCGAGAACTTCATCGCCCGCGAGCAGGTCGGCGACGGCGGCGGCGACACCGACGCTCCCGGCGCGGCCGGCGGCGCCCTCTAA
- a CDS encoding S8 family serine peptidase, translated as MSRRARRILAGLAVVLAGAVPMVAVSVDAPAARADQVRDLEYWLNDYGFNKAWGTSKGAGVTVAVIDTGVDGSIAELNGVVVGGTDVSGLGSSNGQTPVGDENEHGTLVASLLAGRGSGAGTGLIGVAPEASILSVSVAFGTTGATLSNDDQIAEGIRWAVDNGADVINMSLTRNTLDWPTSWDDAFLYAFENDVVVVAAAGNRGSGTTEVGAPATIPGVLTVAGVDRSKEASFDASSQGITIAVAAPSEKLVGVAPGGGYLQWDGTSAAAPIVSGLVALVRSAYPKLDAAGVINRVIETANPNGHTVPSPIYGNGLIDAAAAVSVAVPRSVSATPTELLQEWITLHRRAITAPVTPTTPSTAVPVVPDADPALPERNTAAAWLPSPLTITYVSLPLAVLVGFGILVTLFGIGATRHFKRIRSKH; from the coding sequence GTGAGTCGCCGCGCACGTCGGATCCTGGCCGGCCTCGCGGTCGTGCTCGCGGGCGCCGTGCCCATGGTCGCGGTGTCGGTTGACGCACCCGCCGCCCGCGCCGATCAGGTGCGCGACCTCGAATACTGGCTGAACGACTACGGCTTCAACAAGGCCTGGGGCACCAGCAAGGGCGCAGGCGTCACGGTCGCCGTCATCGACACCGGTGTCGACGGCAGCATCGCCGAACTCAACGGCGTCGTCGTCGGCGGCACGGATGTCTCCGGCCTCGGCTCGTCCAACGGCCAGACCCCGGTGGGCGACGAGAACGAGCACGGCACCCTGGTGGCCTCCCTGCTCGCCGGGCGCGGCAGCGGGGCCGGCACCGGCCTGATCGGGGTGGCCCCCGAAGCGTCGATCCTCAGCGTCTCGGTGGCGTTCGGCACCACCGGCGCCACCCTCAGCAACGACGACCAGATCGCCGAGGGCATCCGCTGGGCCGTTGACAACGGTGCCGACGTGATCAACATGTCGCTCACCCGCAACACCCTCGACTGGCCCACCAGCTGGGACGACGCGTTCCTGTACGCCTTCGAGAACGATGTCGTGGTCGTCGCGGCCGCCGGAAACCGGGGCAGCGGCACCACCGAGGTCGGGGCTCCCGCCACCATCCCCGGCGTGCTCACTGTCGCCGGTGTCGACCGTTCCAAGGAGGCCAGCTTCGATGCCTCCTCGCAGGGGATCACCATCGCCGTGGCCGCGCCCAGCGAGAAGCTCGTCGGCGTCGCCCCCGGCGGCGGCTACCTGCAGTGGGACGGCACCAGCGCTGCCGCTCCGATCGTCTCCGGGCTCGTGGCGCTGGTGCGCTCGGCGTACCCCAAACTGGACGCCGCCGGCGTGATCAACCGGGTCATCGAGACCGCCAACCCGAACGGGCACACGGTGCCGAGCCCGATCTACGGCAATGGCTTGATCGACGCGGCAGCCGCCGTGTCGGTCGCCGTTCCGCGGTCCGTCTCCGCCACGCCCACCGAGCTGCTGCAGGAGTGGATCACGCTGCACCGCCGCGCGATCACCGCGCCGGTCACCCCCACCACGCCGAGCACGGCCGTACCCGTCGTCCCCGACGCCGACCCGGCCCTGCCGGAGCGGAACACGGCAGCGGCGTGGCTGCCCAGCCCCCTCACGATCACCTACGTGAGCCTGCCGCTCGCCGTGCTGGTGGGGTTTGGTATCCTAGTAACGCTGTTCGGCATTGGGGCCACGCGGCATTTCAAGCGAATTCGTTCCAAGCACTAA
- a CDS encoding MazG family protein: MTDSSQPTPSAFDELVGTVARLRAPGGCPWDAEQTHESLVQYLTEETHELIEAIETGSRDDLLEELGDVLYQVVFHAAIAAQTPDEGFDIQDVAARMTRKMVGRHPHVFGDAAEQSLDEVVAGWDDVKAAEKPHRTSVLDGIPQGMPALALADKVLGRAQKIGLLETDAPGLLPIDSEAELGPILLAIVSAAKAQGLDSERALRTAVRDLQDEIRAAEQSDPTDAGIIGLPSA; this comes from the coding sequence GTGACCGATTCCAGCCAGCCCACGCCATCCGCCTTCGACGAGCTCGTGGGCACGGTGGCCCGTCTGCGCGCGCCCGGCGGCTGCCCGTGGGACGCTGAACAGACCCACGAGTCGCTCGTGCAGTACCTCACCGAGGAGACCCACGAGCTGATCGAGGCCATCGAGACCGGCAGCCGCGACGACCTGCTCGAGGAGCTCGGCGACGTGCTCTACCAGGTGGTCTTCCACGCGGCCATTGCCGCCCAGACCCCCGACGAGGGCTTCGACATCCAGGATGTGGCCGCGCGGATGACCCGCAAGATGGTCGGCCGGCATCCGCATGTCTTCGGCGACGCAGCCGAGCAGAGCCTCGATGAGGTCGTGGCCGGGTGGGACGACGTGAAGGCCGCGGAGAAACCGCACCGCACGAGCGTTCTCGACGGCATCCCGCAGGGCATGCCTGCCCTCGCGCTGGCCGACAAGGTGCTCGGCCGCGCCCAGAAGATCGGGTTGCTCGAGACGGATGCGCCCGGGCTGCTCCCGATCGACAGTGAGGCCGAACTCGGGCCGATCCTGCTCGCCATCGTGTCGGCGGCCAAGGCCCAGGGGCTCGACTCCGAGCGGGCGCTGCGCACGGCCGTCCGCGACCTGCAGGACGAGATCCGCGCTGCCGAGCAGAGCGACCCGACCGACGCCGGAATCATCGGGCTGCCCAGCGCATAG
- a CDS encoding Na+/H+ antiporter NhaA: protein MTFIRSERYAAGFLLLAGILGLVAANLTFGPALIDAANQHLQTGVFGLDLSAKHWISDGLLAVFFFLIAIELKRELVIGDLNSVGKAALPALAALGGVVVPAGIYLLLTQGSGLAAGWPVPTATDIAFALGVLAVFGRGIPTRVRVFLLALAVLDDLVAILIIAFFFTSDPQLQYIGFAVITATLFGVMSRLLKPRSGWVLGRKPIWPIIVLLTVLGMATWYFTYLSGVHATIAGVILGLVMARIPAGRTHHILEPYSNAVILPLFAFSAALVAIPQVSLAELSPAFWGILVALPVGKLIGITLAGALGSLISRRPAGSKAGLKLADIIMVACLGGIGFTVSLLMGALAFAGSTEVIDEATLAVLLGSGFAILVSAVVVSVRARQYRRAAEIQHPAALPSTR, encoded by the coding sequence ATGACCTTCATCCGATCCGAGCGCTACGCCGCCGGGTTCCTCCTTCTCGCCGGGATCCTCGGCCTCGTCGCCGCGAACCTCACGTTCGGGCCCGCCCTGATCGACGCCGCCAACCAGCACCTGCAGACCGGCGTCTTCGGACTCGACCTGTCGGCGAAGCACTGGATCAGCGACGGCCTGCTGGCGGTCTTCTTCTTCCTCATCGCCATCGAACTCAAGCGCGAGCTCGTGATCGGCGACCTGAACAGCGTCGGCAAGGCCGCGCTGCCGGCCCTCGCCGCCCTCGGCGGCGTTGTGGTGCCGGCCGGGATCTACCTGCTGCTCACGCAGGGCTCCGGCCTCGCGGCGGGCTGGCCGGTGCCGACGGCCACCGATATCGCCTTCGCGCTCGGTGTACTGGCGGTCTTCGGCCGCGGCATTCCCACCCGGGTGCGGGTGTTCCTGCTGGCCCTGGCCGTACTCGATGACCTCGTGGCCATCCTGATCATCGCGTTCTTCTTCACCTCGGACCCGCAGCTGCAGTACATCGGTTTCGCCGTCATCACCGCGACCCTGTTCGGTGTCATGAGCCGGCTGCTCAAGCCCCGCTCCGGGTGGGTGCTCGGCCGCAAGCCGATCTGGCCGATCATCGTGCTGCTCACGGTTCTGGGCATGGCCACCTGGTACTTCACCTACCTGTCCGGCGTGCACGCCACCATCGCCGGCGTCATCCTCGGCCTGGTGATGGCCCGCATCCCGGCCGGCCGCACCCACCACATCCTCGAGCCGTACTCGAACGCGGTGATCCTGCCGCTGTTCGCATTCTCGGCGGCGCTCGTGGCCATCCCTCAGGTGAGTCTGGCCGAACTCAGCCCGGCGTTCTGGGGAATCCTGGTGGCACTTCCGGTGGGAAAGCTCATCGGCATCACCCTGGCCGGCGCCCTGGGCAGCCTGATCTCGCGTCGCCCGGCCGGCTCCAAGGCCGGCCTCAAGCTCGCCGACATCATCATGGTCGCCTGCCTGGGCGGCATCGGCTTCACGGTGTCACTGCTGATGGGCGCGCTCGCCTTCGCCGGCAGCACTGAGGTGATCGACGAGGCCACCCTCGCCGTGCTGCTGGGCTCCGGCTTCGCGATCCTGGTCTCGGCCGTCGTCGTCAGTGTGCGGGCACGGCAGTATCGACGGGCCGCGGAAATACAGCATCCAGCAGCGCTCCCGTCCACGCGATAA